A window of the Melospiza melodia melodia isolate bMelMel2 chromosome 25, bMelMel2.pri, whole genome shotgun sequence genome harbors these coding sequences:
- the S100A16 gene encoding protein S100-A16 isoform X1, producing MQGTMAECTELEWAVQVLVNNFDKYSSRCCCCKNPRRISKKDFRKMLSRELNHMLTDTGNRRAADKLICDLDENKDGRISFEEYWTLIGGIASPIAQIIRQQEQSVKHTK from the exons GGCACCATGGCCGAGTGCACGGAGCTGGAATGGGCCGTGCAGGTGCTGGTGAACAACTTCGACAAGTACTcgagccgctgctgctgctgcaagaaCCCGCGGCGCATCAGCAAGAAGGATTTCCGCAAGATGCTCAGCCGCGAGCTCAACCACATGCTGACG gacacGGGGAACCGCCGCGCCGCCGACAAACTCATCTGCGACCTGGATGAGAACAAGGACGGGCGCATCAGCTTCGAGGAGTACTGGACCTTGATAGGCGGCATCGCCAGCCCCATCGCGCAGATCATccgccagcaggagcagagcgtCAAACACACCAAGTAG
- the S100A16 gene encoding protein S100-A16 isoform X2, which produces MAECTELEWAVQVLVNNFDKYSSRCCCCKNPRRISKKDFRKMLSRELNHMLTDTGNRRAADKLICDLDENKDGRISFEEYWTLIGGIASPIAQIIRQQEQSVKHTK; this is translated from the exons ATGGCCGAGTGCACGGAGCTGGAATGGGCCGTGCAGGTGCTGGTGAACAACTTCGACAAGTACTcgagccgctgctgctgctgcaagaaCCCGCGGCGCATCAGCAAGAAGGATTTCCGCAAGATGCTCAGCCGCGAGCTCAACCACATGCTGACG gacacGGGGAACCGCCGCGCCGCCGACAAACTCATCTGCGACCTGGATGAGAACAAGGACGGGCGCATCAGCTTCGAGGAGTACTGGACCTTGATAGGCGGCATCGCCAGCCCCATCGCGCAGATCATccgccagcaggagcagagcgtCAAACACACCAAGTAG